The following are encoded in a window of Candidatus Hydrogenedentota bacterium genomic DNA:
- a CDS encoding AAA family ATPase translates to MAAEQNRLEPGYEMEKEVFRIRQFLSRKDRKNVLIVGEHGVGKTKLAQGVAIAGVKGAAEEGSRQCRVLELNLPALLAIPKEQCQDAMASLVKFLKANPERVLFIDDISPLFSAQDDASVRNVLGSAVRTGEIPCLGTLTTEEYGKLAAANALAGAHLELLRLEPASEEKTTAILEKIRPALERHHTVQIGDEALEDAIRMTQQYMPKQHLPGKAIEVLDQACARYKLKIISRDQCADLVDSGSLRHLGIKVGSHDVKRVVMEITAIDIDVDQAEAWRKQLEQRMKRHVVGQDDAVEQIATVMTKVRMSFGKPGRPAGVMLLAGPTGMGKMHAVRCLTYQLLGSGEDLTVFNLANFTAPEDFQRLFGIAPTHEGNAAKGLLAKARNAPFAIIAFEGIEHAPQAFFETLAPILASGVMKDLNGGEIGFKNCLLVLTLNMPSATGGTLTKESVAQYVSKEILDCCSAIIAFRGIELPEVRTIIRKGLEELYRTLKPRGIGLRVHDGVYDLVASRAYDPDNGMAGLPEVLEGLVARPVSNLVESGNVPSGGTIEVTEKGGTVLVRVAE, encoded by the coding sequence ATGGCCGCGGAACAAAACCGGCTCGAACCGGGCTACGAGATGGAGAAAGAAGTCTTCCGTATCCGTCAATTTCTTTCAAGGAAAGATCGCAAGAACGTTCTAATAGTGGGAGAGCACGGCGTTGGTAAGACCAAGCTGGCCCAAGGGGTTGCCATTGCTGGCGTAAAAGGCGCTGCCGAGGAAGGTTCACGTCAGTGCAGGGTACTTGAACTGAATCTGCCGGCCCTACTGGCTATACCAAAGGAGCAGTGCCAGGATGCGATGGCTTCCCTGGTGAAGTTCCTCAAGGCGAACCCGGAGCGGGTCCTGTTTATAGACGACATCAGCCCGTTATTTTCCGCGCAAGACGACGCGAGTGTGAGAAACGTGTTGGGGTCGGCTGTTCGGACCGGCGAGATACCATGCCTCGGAACGCTGACCACGGAGGAGTATGGCAAACTGGCCGCAGCGAACGCCTTGGCGGGCGCGCATCTGGAGTTGCTGCGGCTGGAGCCGGCGTCCGAAGAGAAAACGACCGCCATTCTGGAAAAGATTCGGCCGGCGCTTGAACGCCATCATACGGTTCAGATTGGAGACGAGGCGCTTGAAGATGCAATCAGGATGACCCAACAGTACATGCCGAAACAACACCTGCCCGGCAAGGCCATAGAGGTGCTGGATCAGGCATGCGCGCGCTATAAGCTCAAGATCATTTCCCGCGACCAGTGTGCGGACCTCGTGGACTCGGGTTCGCTCAGACATTTGGGGATCAAGGTGGGCTCGCATGATGTGAAGCGCGTGGTGATGGAAATCACGGCGATCGACATCGACGTCGACCAGGCGGAGGCGTGGAGGAAACAATTGGAGCAGCGGATGAAACGGCATGTCGTCGGTCAGGACGATGCGGTTGAACAGATCGCCACCGTCATGACCAAGGTCCGGATGTCGTTCGGGAAACCAGGTCGTCCCGCGGGCGTGATGTTGCTCGCCGGCCCTACCGGTATGGGCAAGATGCACGCCGTGCGCTGCCTGACTTACCAGTTACTGGGATCGGGCGAGGACCTTACGGTTTTCAATCTGGCCAACTTCACTGCACCTGAAGACTTCCAGCGGCTTTTCGGAATAGCACCAACCCATGAAGGTAACGCCGCCAAAGGACTTTTGGCCAAGGCACGAAACGCCCCGTTTGCCATCATAGCGTTTGAAGGCATCGAACACGCCCCGCAGGCCTTCTTCGAAACATTGGCGCCAATACTAGCCTCAGGGGTCATGAAAGACCTAAATGGAGGGGAGATCGGGTTCAAGAATTGCCTGCTCGTACTGACGCTGAACATGCCATCTGCAACGGGAGGAACGCTAACCAAGGAATCCGTGGCCCAATACGTCTCCAAGGAAATCCTCGACTGCTGCAGCGCAATTATCGCTTTTCGCGGAATTGAACTTCCCGAGGTGCGCACCATCATCCGAAAAGGGCTGGAAGAACTGTATCGGACGTTGAAACCGCGCGGGATCGGATTGCGAGTGCACGACGGGGTTTATGACCTGGTAGCATCTCGGGCCTACGACCCGGATAACGGCATGGCCGGGCTTCCGGAGGTGTTGGAAGGCTTGGTGGCGAGACCGGTCAGCAACCTGGTGGAAAGCGGCAATGTCCCAAGCGGCGGGACTATCGAGGTTACCGAAAAGGGCGGCACAGTGCTCGTTCGCGTCGCCGAGTAG